One stretch of Paraburkholderia fungorum DNA includes these proteins:
- a CDS encoding MFS transporter: MSTASHATSASEESKVKTVFRVVSGNFLEMYDFMVYGYYASAIAKTYFPSGNEFASLMLSLSVFGAGFLMRPLGAIILGAYIDHHGRRKGLILTLGLMALGTLTVAAIPGYATIGILAPVLVLFGRLLQGFSAGVELGGVSVYLSEIATKGNKGFYCSWQSGSQQVAVVFAALIGVMLNKLLPAEQMFAWGWRVPFLIGCLIVPFLFLIRRSLQETEEFKARKHRPSMGEIMKSMAANWGVVLGGMGMVIMTTVSFYMITAYTPTFGKEVLKLSSIDTLVVTVCVGLSNLVWLPLAGALSDRIGRRPVLLTFTILTILTAYPALQWLVGEPSFARLLAVQLWLSFLYGSYNGAMVVALTEVMPVEVRTAGFSLAYSLATTIGGFTPAIATLLIHVTNNKAAPGLFLGVAAICGLIATLVLYRTPEARNQYRAA; this comes from the coding sequence ATGTCTACTGCGTCACACGCCACTTCCGCATCGGAAGAATCCAAGGTCAAGACAGTTTTCCGCGTGGTCAGCGGCAACTTTCTTGAGATGTACGATTTCATGGTCTACGGCTACTACGCGTCGGCGATTGCCAAGACCTACTTCCCGAGCGGCAATGAATTTGCCTCGCTGATGCTGTCGCTGTCCGTGTTCGGCGCGGGCTTCCTGATGCGCCCGCTCGGCGCGATCATTCTCGGCGCGTATATCGACCATCACGGCCGTCGCAAAGGCCTGATCCTCACGCTCGGCCTGATGGCGCTCGGCACGCTGACGGTCGCGGCAATTCCAGGTTACGCGACCATCGGCATACTCGCGCCGGTTCTGGTGCTGTTCGGGCGGCTGCTGCAAGGCTTCTCGGCGGGCGTCGAACTCGGCGGCGTGTCCGTGTATCTGTCGGAGATCGCGACCAAGGGCAACAAGGGCTTCTATTGCTCGTGGCAGTCGGGTAGCCAGCAGGTCGCGGTGGTGTTCGCCGCACTGATCGGCGTGATGCTCAACAAGCTGTTGCCCGCCGAGCAGATGTTCGCCTGGGGCTGGCGCGTGCCGTTCCTGATCGGCTGCCTGATCGTGCCGTTCCTGTTCCTGATCCGTCGTTCGCTGCAGGAAACCGAGGAGTTCAAGGCGCGCAAGCATCGTCCGAGCATGGGCGAGATCATGAAGTCGATGGCCGCGAACTGGGGCGTCGTGCTGGGCGGCATGGGCATGGTGATCATGACCACGGTGTCGTTCTACATGATCACCGCGTACACGCCGACCTTCGGCAAGGAAGTGCTGAAGCTGTCGTCGATCGATACGCTCGTCGTGACGGTCTGCGTCGGCTTGTCGAACCTGGTCTGGTTGCCGCTCGCGGGCGCGCTGTCGGATCGGATCGGCCGCCGTCCGGTGTTGCTGACGTTCACGATCCTCACCATTCTCACCGCGTATCCGGCGCTGCAATGGCTGGTCGGCGAGCCGTCGTTCGCGCGTCTGCTGGCGGTTCAGTTGTGGCTGTCGTTCCTGTACGGCAGCTATAACGGCGCGATGGTCGTGGCGCTGACCGAAGTGATGCCGGTCGAAGTGCGTACCGCTGGTTTCTCGCTGGCGTATAGCCTGGCGACGACGATCGGCGGCTTCACGCCGGCAATCGCAACCTTGCTGATCCACGTCACGAATAACAAGGCGGCGCCTGGCCTGTTCCTCGGCGTGGCGGCGATCTGCGGGCTGATCGCGACGCTGGTGCTGTATCGCACGCCGGAAGCGCGCAACCAGTATCGGGCGGCGTAG
- a CDS encoding GNAT family N-acetyltransferase, which produces MRTTSVPTLSLRPATLDDAALIASIHSTSWQATYRGLLPDAFLDGEVTRDRAAYWEARLGAPGGERRIVLIAELGGTAVGFMCVERQPESAWGVLLDNLHALPGYQGIGAGKLLMRAAEDWARAQGETQLYLYVLEGNTPAIGFYERQGWQFAGAEPDRMGGVDITALRYVYRLDC; this is translated from the coding sequence ATGCGAACCACCTCCGTCCCCACCCTTTCATTGCGACCCGCGACCCTCGACGACGCCGCGCTGATCGCGTCGATCCACAGCACCAGCTGGCAGGCCACCTATCGCGGCCTGTTGCCCGACGCGTTTCTCGACGGTGAAGTCACGCGCGACCGTGCCGCGTATTGGGAAGCACGGCTCGGCGCGCCGGGTGGCGAACGCCGTATCGTGCTGATCGCCGAGCTTGGCGGCACGGCTGTCGGCTTCATGTGCGTCGAACGACAACCGGAATCGGCATGGGGCGTGCTGCTCGATAACCTGCATGCGTTGCCGGGATATCAGGGCATCGGCGCAGGCAAGCTGTTGATGCGCGCCGCCGAGGATTGGGCGCGCGCTCAAGGCGAGACGCAGTTGTATCTGTACGTGCTCGAAGGCAACACGCCCGCCATCGGTTTCTATGAACGGCAGGGCTGGCAGTTTGCGGGCGCCGAACCGGACCGGATGGGCGGCGTGGATATCACCGCGTTGCGTTACGTGTATCGGCTGGATTGCTAG
- a CDS encoding DUF2968 domain-containing protein — MTYPSIVRRAALLATSCALLQHAGLVLAMQTDETAPLAGTRPAMSALTPQPDAATTALSNATASTPDAAADAQGNVAELMRMIHDEKLSELRTTYNGSYGASLFFYPDDMAYYVALFQDKHFWRVIKTGDAERAEAIYSGFAKQTVQLADIEIRRTQLQAQKAYIQDVIALSEDRAKRLQADLNVARAQQAKVDDYQRQTQGEAAVLSAEKAKAQAQLRQVQSEVSQLQRQTESGLPIQK; from the coding sequence ATGACGTATCCCTCAATCGTGCGGCGCGCCGCGTTGCTTGCGACCTCGTGCGCATTGTTGCAACACGCCGGTCTCGTGCTGGCGATGCAAACCGACGAGACCGCGCCGCTCGCCGGCACGCGCCCGGCCATGAGCGCGCTAACGCCGCAGCCTGACGCGGCCACCACGGCTTTGTCCAACGCGACGGCGAGCACTCCCGACGCGGCCGCCGATGCGCAAGGCAACGTCGCCGAGCTCATGCGGATGATTCACGACGAAAAGCTGAGCGAACTGCGCACCACGTACAACGGCAGCTACGGCGCGAGTCTGTTTTTCTATCCGGATGATATGGCGTACTACGTCGCGTTATTTCAGGACAAACATTTCTGGCGGGTGATCAAGACCGGCGATGCCGAGAGGGCCGAGGCCATTTACTCCGGCTTTGCGAAGCAGACGGTGCAACTTGCAGATATCGAGATTCGTCGCACGCAGTTGCAGGCGCAGAAGGCGTACATCCAGGACGTGATCGCGTTGTCTGAGGATCGCGCAAAACGCTTGCAGGCCGATCTGAACGTGGCGCGCGCGCAGCAGGCCAAGGTCGATGATTACCAGCGTCAGACGCAAGGCGAAGCGGCTGTGCTGAGCGCGGAAAAGGCGAAGGCGCAGGCGCAATTGCGACAGGTGCAAAGCGAAGTCTCGCAGTTGCAGCGGCAGACCGAATCCGGATTGCCGATCCAGAAGTGA
- a CDS encoding gamma-glutamyl-gamma-aminobutyrate hydrolase family protein (Members of this family of hydrolases with an active site Cys residue belong to MEROPS family C26.): MSENKPENAGTPGSPSSPAPSGANAGVPSSAAPGVPTPGTTPVEPAASLPPSHEDAIQSPMKDIAAKSAGEGATASASPASPVAPATGTARSTSLPDDASANAHLASTPSEAAEEAAVRSSTDDPDSASAVTPTDPQSARQRDAAEARSSAAASTAKQEAAVHERDARHGRGHSEPVTSTNAEPAAATKTVPPVAPTLASSDPIAGELTTTIEAEDVAATEADAAPASRPAGAPPRGFGAAPDFTATNPPPPNALPPSPPRYLKQNDSAWTVFGRIIAARARQLFDRAGQRITQRTLRIGVSARIFHPEPGAKGLRGKTLQYLEESIAHWVMSRDVLVFMIPTVGHQGMLHPSNIRLRDYAKHLDGLLLQGGADVSPQSYAEAATSHEWPGDRVRDMYELELLHEFIESGKPVLGVCRGCQLINVAFGGTLYQDIATDVPTAGAHVNENYDQHRHGIHFPDGSTLVNMFPGRRDAIVNSIHHQAVKTLGRDLNIEAVSASDGIIEAVRYRRAPFVMGVQWHPEFHRAGGPELLDCTPLLDTFLRVARETRF, encoded by the coding sequence ATGAGCGAAAACAAACCTGAAAACGCCGGTACGCCCGGCAGCCCATCGTCGCCTGCGCCGTCCGGTGCCAATGCCGGCGTTCCCTCCAGCGCCGCTCCCGGCGTGCCGACGCCAGGCACCACGCCGGTCGAACCGGCGGCTTCGCTACCTCCGTCACATGAAGATGCGATCCAGTCGCCGATGAAAGACATCGCCGCAAAATCGGCGGGTGAGGGCGCCACGGCTTCAGCTTCGCCTGCATCGCCGGTTGCGCCGGCGACGGGCACGGCGCGCTCCACCTCGTTACCAGACGACGCATCGGCCAATGCGCATCTCGCATCAACTCCGTCGGAAGCGGCGGAGGAGGCGGCTGTGAGGTCGTCGACCGACGATCCCGATAGCGCGTCCGCTGTCACGCCAACCGACCCGCAAAGCGCCCGTCAACGTGATGCCGCCGAAGCGCGTAGCTCGGCTGCGGCGTCCACGGCGAAGCAGGAGGCGGCGGTTCATGAACGTGACGCACGGCATGGCCGCGGTCATTCCGAACCCGTCACGTCGACGAATGCCGAACCCGCCGCAGCGACGAAAACCGTCCCGCCCGTTGCGCCGACCCTTGCCAGCAGCGACCCGATTGCCGGCGAACTGACCACCACCATCGAGGCCGAAGACGTTGCCGCGACGGAAGCCGACGCAGCGCCTGCGTCGCGTCCCGCTGGCGCACCGCCGCGCGGATTCGGCGCGGCCCCCGATTTCACCGCGACCAATCCGCCGCCGCCCAACGCGTTGCCGCCGTCGCCGCCGCGCTATCTGAAGCAGAACGATTCGGCGTGGACCGTGTTCGGACGAATCATCGCGGCGCGCGCGCGGCAGCTGTTCGATCGCGCCGGTCAGCGGATCACGCAGCGCACGTTGCGCATCGGCGTGTCGGCGCGGATCTTCCACCCGGAACCCGGCGCGAAGGGTTTGCGCGGCAAGACACTGCAGTACCTGGAAGAGTCGATCGCACATTGGGTGATGTCGCGCGACGTGCTCGTGTTCATGATCCCGACGGTCGGTCATCAGGGCATGCTGCATCCGAGCAACATCCGTTTGCGCGACTATGCAAAGCATCTCGACGGACTGCTGCTGCAAGGTGGCGCCGACGTGTCGCCGCAGTCGTATGCCGAAGCGGCGACCAGCCACGAATGGCCGGGCGACCGCGTGCGCGACATGTACGAACTCGAACTGCTGCATGAGTTCATCGAGTCGGGCAAGCCGGTGCTGGGCGTGTGCCGTGGATGTCAGCTGATCAACGTTGCATTCGGCGGCACGCTGTATCAGGACATCGCCACCGATGTGCCGACAGCGGGCGCGCACGTCAATGAGAACTACGATCAGCATCGTCATGGAATCCATTTCCCGGACGGCTCGACGCTGGTCAACATGTTCCCGGGCCGCCGCGACGCGATCGTCAACTCGATCCACCATCAGGCGGTCAAGACGCTGGGCCGCGATCTCAATATCGAGGCTGTATCGGCATCGGACGGCATCATCGAAGCCGTGCGTTACCGGCGCGCACCTTTCGTGATGGGCGTGCAGTGGCATCCCGAATTTCATCGCGCGGGCGGCCCGGAATTGCTCGATTGCACGCCGCTGCTCGACACGTTCCTGCGAGTCGCGCGCGAAACGCGTTTTTAA
- a CDS encoding cation:proton antiporter — MHQGIGFIQDLAVVMALAGVVTVLFHRLKQPVVLGYIAAGLIIGPYTPPFQLIHDEQTIQTLGELGVVFLMFSLGLEFSLRKLFQVGATAIVAALSEIVLMLWIGYEIGRAFGWNSMDSLFLGAILAISSTTIIVKALSDLGLKRENFAQLVFGILIVEDILAIAMLVLLTGIAQTGQLSAGLAMVTLGKLLLFMTVSLVVGLLVVPRVLNYVARTRSDEMLLVSVLGFCFGFCLLVVKLDYSIALGAFLIGAIMAESRHLHRIEHLIAPLRDAFSAIFFVTIGLMLNPAVLLDYAWPIAVITVAVIFGKLISCGLGTFLAGKDGRTAMRVGMTVSQIGEFSFIIASLGLTLKVTSAFLYPIAVAVSALTTLCTPYLIRAADPLTRRLGHAVPPMLANMFGLYGQWLRSLSTGTDEPTLFSMTRRIILQIAVNLALVAAIFLIVSYSAPYSAKFLGRWLSSEPMQRVVLWSLALVVSMPFLVAVYRKTKSLALLLAEVSVQPATAGRLTSALRYAISDLVPVVSMVGVFLLVAALSGSILPPTGLLAAVLICAALLLALVWRWCVKIHASMQIALRDTFNEQPDP, encoded by the coding sequence ATGCATCAGGGCATCGGTTTCATTCAGGATCTGGCGGTCGTGATGGCGCTCGCGGGCGTCGTCACGGTGCTGTTCCATCGCCTGAAACAGCCGGTGGTGCTGGGCTATATCGCCGCCGGGTTGATCATCGGTCCGTACACGCCGCCGTTCCAGCTGATCCACGACGAGCAGACCATTCAGACGCTCGGCGAACTCGGCGTCGTATTCCTGATGTTTTCGCTCGGCCTCGAATTCAGTCTGCGCAAGCTCTTTCAGGTCGGCGCGACGGCAATCGTCGCGGCGCTCTCCGAAATCGTGCTGATGCTGTGGATCGGCTACGAGATCGGCCGCGCGTTCGGCTGGAATTCGATGGATTCGCTGTTCCTCGGCGCGATTCTGGCGATTTCGTCGACCACCATCATCGTCAAGGCGCTGTCCGATCTGGGCCTCAAGCGCGAGAACTTCGCGCAACTCGTGTTCGGCATTCTGATCGTCGAGGACATTCTCGCGATTGCAATGCTGGTGCTGCTCACCGGCATCGCCCAGACCGGGCAACTGAGCGCCGGGCTCGCGATGGTGACGCTCGGCAAACTGCTGCTGTTCATGACGGTGTCGCTGGTGGTCGGCCTTCTGGTGGTGCCGCGCGTGCTGAACTACGTGGCACGCACGCGTAGCGACGAGATGCTGCTGGTGTCGGTGCTGGGCTTCTGCTTCGGCTTCTGTCTGCTGGTCGTCAAGCTCGACTACAGCATTGCGCTCGGCGCGTTTCTGATCGGCGCGATCATGGCCGAATCGCGCCATCTGCATCGCATCGAGCATCTGATCGCGCCGCTGCGCGACGCGTTTTCCGCGATCTTCTTCGTGACGATCGGCCTGATGCTGAACCCTGCCGTGCTGCTCGACTATGCGTGGCCGATCGCGGTGATCACGGTGGCCGTGATCTTCGGCAAGCTGATCTCGTGCGGGCTCGGCACCTTCCTGGCGGGTAAGGACGGGCGCACCGCGATGCGGGTCGGCATGACCGTTTCGCAGATCGGCGAGTTCTCGTTCATCATCGCGTCGCTCGGCTTGACGCTGAAGGTGACCAGCGCGTTTCTGTATCCGATCGCGGTGGCCGTGTCGGCGCTGACCACGCTGTGCACGCCGTATCTGATCCGCGCCGCCGATCCGCTGACGCGCCGCCTCGGCCACGCCGTGCCGCCGATGCTCGCCAACATGTTCGGCCTGTACGGGCAATGGCTGCGCAGCCTGAGCACCGGCACCGACGAACCGACGCTATTCAGCATGACGCGGCGGATCATTCTGCAGATTGCGGTCAATCTGGCTCTGGTCGCTGCGATCTTTCTGATCGTGTCGTATAGCGCGCCTTATTCGGCGAAGTTTCTTGGGCGCTGGCTGAGTTCCGAGCCGATGCAGCGCGTGGTGCTGTGGAGTCTGGCGCTGGTGGTGTCGATGCCGTTTCTGGTCGCGGTGTATCGCAAGACCAAGTCCCTCGCGCTGCTGCTCGCCGAAGTCAGCGTGCAACCGGCGACGGCGGGGCGTCTCACGAGTGCGTTGCGTTACGCGATTTCTGACCTGGTGCCAGTGGTGTCGATGGTCGGCGTCTTCCTGCTGGTCGCGGCGCTGTCGGGCAGCATTTTGCCGCCGACCGGGTTGCTCGCCGCGGTGCTGATCTGCGCGGCGCTGCTGCTGGCGCTGGTGTGGCGCTGGTGTGTGAAGATTCATGCGTCGATGCAGATTGCGTTGCGCGACACGTTCAACGAACAGCCGGATCCTTGA
- a CDS encoding GntR family transcriptional regulator, which produces MTSGPDLSRQADNTAASLAGQAYAFVKREIITMRLRPGEVLNEAELMARTGIGRTPVHQALHRLEHEGMLTIMPRKGVMVRPVSLDDVLAIIDVRLVNESYCVELAARHAQQSDYDAMQALLDRSAVCVAAHDVEGMMDIDREFHLAISAAARNPVLAEILRGLHERSLRFWFISLSAPHHLEDVHDEHLELFRLLRERDADGARQAVQKHIESFRATFFRRL; this is translated from the coding sequence ATGACTTCTGGCCCCGACCTATCCCGTCAAGCAGACAACACCGCCGCGAGCCTCGCCGGGCAGGCGTATGCGTTCGTCAAGCGCGAGATCATCACGATGCGGCTGCGACCGGGCGAGGTGCTCAACGAAGCTGAATTGATGGCGCGGACCGGCATCGGCAGAACGCCGGTTCATCAGGCGCTGCACCGGCTGGAGCACGAAGGGATGCTGACCATCATGCCGAGAAAAGGCGTGATGGTCCGGCCGGTCTCGCTTGACGATGTGCTGGCGATTATCGACGTGCGGCTCGTCAACGAGAGCTACTGCGTCGAACTGGCCGCGCGCCACGCGCAGCAATCCGATTACGACGCGATGCAGGCGCTGCTGGACCGTTCGGCCGTGTGCGTCGCCGCGCACGACGTGGAAGGCATGATGGACATCGACCGCGAGTTTCATCTGGCGATCTCGGCGGCCGCGCGCAACCCGGTGCTCGCCGAGATATTGCGCGGTCTGCATGAGCGCTCGCTGCGCTTCTGGTTCATTTCGTTATCCGCGCCGCATCATCTGGAAGACGTCCACGACGAGCATCTCGAACTGTTCCGTCTGCTGCGCGAGCGCGATGCCGACGGCGCCCGCCAGGCGGTGCAAAAGCATATCGAGTCGTTTCGCGCGACGTTTTTCAGGCGGCTTTGA
- a CDS encoding amidase, with amino-acid sequence MATEFTPFPPLAQLGADLAAGRTTSRALVETALERIADPAGQGAVAFMHVDADNARAAADAHDRLRAAGTVLSPLAGIPVSVKDLFDIEGQPTRAGSIALADAPPAKADAVAVARLKRAGAVIVGRTNMSEFAFSGLGLNPHYGHPLSPYRRGIKGDERISGGSSSGAAASVADGMAAVALGTDTGGSIRIPAALCGLTGFKPTASRIPKQGGVPLSPTLDSFGPIGVSVACCALVDRMLAGLEPRIPAARPLEGVRLGVLTNFVTDGVEPTVAAAIDTALKHLEAAGAIVSEVRFAPLDRLPEINRFGFSPIEAYAWHRPLLENHREQYDPRVLVRILKGLPASAIDYLDLLAEREAMLDEAARTLWQRFDAVVAPTVPVVPPRVADLIHDDDAFGRTNALILRNPSAFNFLDSCALSLPCHLRGDAPVGLMLAAAPHADDSLLAIGRGAEAVLNAIR; translated from the coding sequence ATGGCCACCGAATTCACGCCCTTCCCGCCGCTTGCCCAGCTTGGCGCCGACCTCGCCGCCGGACGCACCACGAGCCGCGCGCTCGTCGAAACCGCGCTCGAACGGATCGCCGATCCGGCCGGCCAGGGCGCGGTCGCCTTCATGCATGTCGACGCCGATAACGCCCGCGCCGCCGCCGACGCGCACGACCGTCTGCGCGCGGCGGGCACGGTGCTGTCGCCGCTCGCCGGGATTCCGGTGTCGGTGAAAGACCTGTTCGACATCGAAGGACAGCCGACCCGCGCAGGCTCGATCGCGCTCGCCGACGCGCCGCCGGCCAAGGCCGATGCGGTGGCCGTCGCGCGCCTGAAGCGGGCGGGCGCGGTGATCGTCGGGCGGACCAACATGAGCGAGTTCGCGTTCTCCGGGCTCGGCCTGAATCCGCACTATGGACACCCGCTGTCGCCGTACCGGCGCGGCATCAAGGGCGACGAGCGGATTTCGGGCGGTTCGTCGTCGGGCGCGGCGGCCTCGGTCGCGGACGGCATGGCGGCCGTCGCGCTCGGCACCGACACCGGCGGGTCGATTCGCATTCCCGCCGCGCTCTGCGGATTGACCGGCTTCAAACCGACCGCTTCGCGCATCCCCAAACAGGGCGGCGTGCCGCTTTCGCCGACGCTCGATTCGTTCGGACCGATCGGCGTCTCGGTGGCGTGCTGCGCGCTGGTCGACCGGATGCTGGCGGGGCTGGAGCCGCGAATTCCGGCAGCCAGGCCGCTCGAAGGTGTGCGCCTCGGCGTGCTGACTAATTTCGTCACCGATGGTGTCGAGCCGACTGTCGCCGCCGCAATCGACACCGCGCTCAAACATCTGGAAGCGGCCGGCGCGATTGTCAGCGAGGTGCGGTTCGCGCCGCTCGACCGTTTGCCCGAGATCAACCGTTTCGGTTTTTCGCCGATCGAGGCGTATGCGTGGCATCGTCCGCTGCTGGAAAATCATCGCGAACAATATGATCCGCGCGTGCTGGTGCGGATTCTGAAAGGCCTGCCGGCCAGCGCAATCGACTATCTGGACCTGCTCGCCGAGCGTGAGGCGATGCTCGACGAAGCCGCCCGCACGCTGTGGCAGCGCTTCGACGCGGTGGTTGCGCCGACGGTGCCGGTCGTGCCGCCTCGCGTAGCCGATCTGATTCACGACGACGACGCGTTCGGCCGCACCAACGCGTTGATCCTGCGCAATCCGAGCGCGTTCAACTTCCTCGATAGCTGCGCGCTGTCGCTGCCCTGCCATCTGCGCGGCGACGCGCCGGTCGGGCTGATGCTCGCGGCCGCGCCGCATGCGGACGACTCGCTGCTGGCGATCGGCCGCGGCGCCGAAGCGGTGCTCAACGCGATCCGCTAA
- a CDS encoding disulfide bond formation protein B — MNNDNAMLRRERSLLVLLGLICVALVGGALYLQYFLHEDPCPLCIIQRYFFLLIAIFAFLGARFNSWRGVRLLETMAALSALAGIVTAARHVYVQANPGFSCGFDALQPVVDSLPPAHWLPGVFKVAGLCETAYPPILGLTLPMWALVAFVVAFIPLALSLVRNRRRFA; from the coding sequence ATGAATAACGATAATGCGATGCTGCGCCGCGAGCGCTCCCTGCTGGTTCTGCTTGGCCTGATCTGCGTCGCCCTGGTGGGCGGTGCGCTGTACCTGCAATACTTCCTGCACGAAGACCCGTGCCCGTTGTGCATCATCCAGCGTTATTTTTTCCTGCTGATCGCGATTTTTGCGTTCCTCGGCGCGCGTTTCAATAGCTGGCGCGGCGTACGGCTGCTGGAAACCATGGCGGCGTTGTCGGCGTTGGCGGGCATCGTGACTGCCGCGCGGCACGTTTATGTGCAGGCCAATCCGGGTTTCAGCTGCGGCTTCGACGCGTTGCAGCCGGTAGTCGACAGCTTGCCGCCCGCGCATTGGCTGCCGGGCGTGTTCAAGGTCGCCGGGCTGTGTGAAACCGCCTATCCGCCGATTCTCGGCCTGACGCTGCCGATGTGGGCGCTGGTCGCATTCGTGGTCGCGTTTATTCCGCTGGCGCTCAGCCTCGTGCGTAATCGCCGCCGGTTCGCCTGA
- the xdhA gene encoding xanthine dehydrogenase small subunit, whose amino-acid sequence MTTQTIRFYHQGSVREVEGVPATRTVLQHLREDLHCTGTKEGCAEGDCGACTVVVGELDAHGALALKAVNACIQFLPTLDGRALFTVEDLRAADGTLHPVQQTMVDCHGSQCGFCTPGFIMSMWALYENQPADAGLPTRDEINAALSGNLCRCTGYRPIVDASQKMFDYPHYPRVALDREAVAEALTGLQRKDTFEYHASDTRGAAFGTHTFHAPVSLDAFARLRAANTQARLLAGSTDVGLWVTKQFRDLGDILYIGNVAELKGIERDAQTLTIGAAVTLEDAYAALAADYPELAELWTRFASRPIRNAGTLGGNVANGSPIGDSMPALLALDAEIVLRHGPTTRTLPLDAFYLGYQKTALAAGEFVVALRVPRPAGNLRFRTYKVSKRYDQDISAVCAAFSLHLGDDGTIREARIAFGGMAATPKRAAQTEAVLNGATWDESTARQAMNALVADYQPLTDMRASSAYRLKVARNLLWRFHLETRNDAPLALFDVNAFAFDLGAHEAPVAQESP is encoded by the coding sequence ATGACAACGCAAACCATCCGCTTTTATCACCAGGGGTCCGTCCGTGAGGTCGAGGGCGTCCCGGCGACGCGCACCGTGCTTCAGCACCTGCGCGAGGATCTGCATTGCACCGGCACCAAGGAAGGCTGCGCGGAAGGCGATTGCGGCGCGTGCACAGTGGTTGTCGGCGAACTCGACGCGCATGGCGCGCTGGCGCTGAAAGCGGTCAACGCGTGCATCCAGTTTCTGCCGACGCTCGACGGCCGCGCCCTCTTCACCGTCGAAGACCTGCGCGCCGCCGACGGCACGCTGCATCCGGTGCAACAGACGATGGTCGATTGCCACGGCTCCCAGTGCGGTTTCTGCACCCCCGGTTTCATCATGTCGATGTGGGCGCTGTACGAAAACCAGCCCGCCGATGCAGGCCTCCCCACCCGCGACGAAATCAACGCAGCGCTGTCCGGCAATCTGTGCCGCTGTACTGGCTACCGGCCGATTGTCGACGCATCGCAGAAAATGTTCGACTATCCGCATTACCCGCGCGTGGCGCTGGACCGCGAGGCCGTCGCCGAAGCATTAACCGGGCTGCAACGCAAAGACACCTTCGAATACCACGCGTCCGACACGCGCGGCGCGGCCTTCGGCACGCACACTTTTCACGCGCCGGTTTCGCTCGACGCCTTCGCCCGGCTGCGCGCGGCCAACACCCAGGCAAGGCTGCTGGCGGGCAGCACCGACGTAGGCCTGTGGGTCACCAAGCAGTTCCGCGATCTCGGCGACATCCTGTACATCGGCAACGTCGCCGAACTGAAGGGCATCGAGCGCGATGCGCAGACGTTGACCATCGGGGCGGCCGTCACGCTGGAAGACGCATACGCCGCCCTCGCCGCCGACTACCCCGAACTCGCCGAACTGTGGACGCGCTTCGCGTCGCGGCCGATCCGCAACGCGGGCACGCTCGGCGGCAATGTCGCGAACGGCTCGCCGATTGGCGATTCGATGCCGGCGCTGCTCGCGCTCGACGCGGAAATCGTGCTGCGCCACGGCCCGACAACGCGCACGCTGCCGCTCGACGCGTTCTATCTCGGCTATCAGAAGACCGCGCTCGCAGCCGGAGAGTTTGTCGTGGCGCTGCGCGTGCCGCGTCCGGCGGGCAATCTGCGGTTTCGTACTTACAAGGTCTCGAAACGCTACGATCAGGACATTTCGGCGGTTTGCGCCGCATTCTCGCTGCACCTCGGCGACGACGGCACGATCCGCGAAGCCCGCATCGCGTTCGGCGGGATGGCGGCCACGCCGAAGCGGGCCGCGCAAACCGAAGCCGTGCTGAACGGCGCAACATGGGACGAAAGCACAGCGCGCCAGGCGATGAACGCACTCGTCGCCGATTACCAGCCGCTCACCGACATGCGCGCGTCGAGCGCGTACCGGCTGAAGGTGGCGCGCAACCTGCTGTGGCGCTTTCACCTCGAAACGCGCAATGACGCGCCGCTCGCGCTGTTCGACGTGAATGCGTTCGCGTTCGACCTCGGTGCGCACGAGGCGCCGGTCGCGCAGGAGTCGCCGTGA